From Candidatus Bathyarchaeota archaeon:
CCATAAAAGATTACATGCCGCCATTTAAGGCTGCTCTCGGATCTTTGTTGGGAAAAGTTCCAACTCGTAAGGTGAGGCAGAAGACAAACCTATACTTTTTTACAGAATTGATTGCAAAATATGAGGCTACGCCACCTAAAGTTGAAATAAATCCAAAAGATGATTTGGCTGCTCTGCAGTACACTGGTGGAACCACAGGAATTTCCAAAGGAGCGATGCTTACGCATATGAATCTCGTTTCGAACGCTCTTATGTGTAAAGAATGGTTGCAAGCCAGCGAAGGCGAGGAGGTCGTGTTGGCTGCTCTACCGCTCTTTCACATTTATGGCATGACAACAAGCATGAACGCGCCAATATCATTCGCCGGAGCAATGGTTTTACTACCTCGCTTTGATCCGGCAAACGCCCTGCAAGCTATCCAAAAATACAGAGTAACCGTTTTCTGCGGTGTGCCGACGATGTACGCTATGCTTTTAACTCATCCGAAACTCAAAAAGTATAACCTTAATTCGATAAAGTTCTGCGTGTCAGGTGCGGCGCCGCTTCCACCTGAAATTCAGAAAAAGTTTATAGAGGTTACGGGCGGCGTTTTAGTTGAAGGTTATGGTCTCACTGAAGCGTCACCAATTACCCATGTTAATCCTTTTGATAAAAGCATGCGAACAGTGAAAATCGGCTCGATAGGCATACCCTGGCCTGACACGGATGCTAAGATAGTTGATATGGAAACTGGTGAAAGAGAGCTACCGCCGGGAGAGGTTGGTGAACTAGTAGTTAAAGGCCCACAAGTTATGAAAGGTTATTGGAAAATGCCGGAAGAAACGTCTGCGGTCTTAAGAAATGGATGGCTTTACACGGGCGATATTGGAAAAATGGATGAGGAGGGCTACTTCTACATAACAGATCGCAAAAAAGATCTAATCAAGTTTAAAGGTTACAGTGTTTATCCAAGGGAGCTTGAGGACGTTTTATATGAGCATCCAGCGGTAAAGCTTTGTTGCGTAGTCGGCAAACCTGACCCGGTTGCAGGAGAGGTTCCGAAGGCCTTCGTGGTCCTGAAAGAGGGTGTAACCGCTACTGAAGAGGAACTGATGAGGTTTGTAAACGAGAGGGTTGCACCTTACAAAGCAATTAGAGAATTGGAACTTAGAACGGAGTTGCCGTTAAGCGCCGTGGGCAAGGTTCTCAGAAGGGTTTTACGGGAAGAGGAAATTAGAAAGGCGGCCGCTAAGACTTAAATGCCCCTCATTAGCGATTATACCGGCTCGTTCAGCTTTTTACCTGTTTTTGCAACCCATTCGTTGGCTGATATGGCGAATTGCTTTTCCACGCTGGTTCTGTGGAAGCTGTTGTAGGTGCAGAATGGTCTAATTTTTCCGTCTGGTGTTGCATAGTGAATGACGCATTTTTGAACTCTGTCTAAGTCGAAGTTCCAAATGTCCATGAAATGCATGATTCCTATCATCACAATTCTCCGCATGAATTTTCCAAGTGCCTCATAGCTGCCTTTAGTTACGACGTCTTTAATTAAGCCTCTAACCAGTGAGGATTTCACCATGGGCAGTAACTCTAACATTTTCATTTTCGCCATGGTTCTCTTGCCCTTTACGCCAGAGTAGTGGATGTCCCAAAAGACTTCTGCAAACTTGTCTACATCTAAATACTGGGTGATAGGTTTGTAGGAACCATCATCCTCAACAACTATGAAGGTTGCAGCCCCGCACATGGGGTGCATTGTAAACTCTGGGTAAACGCGGTTTTTAATAATCTCCATACCTCTTGATATTGGTACAGGCCAGTTAACGGGGCGCCAGTCCCAACGGGTTATGGTTCCGTTTGTCTGCTCCTCTATCAGTTTTATAGCGTCGGGTACTGTTATGCGCATTTTTCGCATTTCATCCTTCCGGGCTCTTCCAGCCATAGAGATTGGTTGAATGTTCACGCATCTAATAACGTCATGGTTTTCTACAGCGTAGCGGATTATTTCTCCCAAGTCTTTGTCGTTCACTTCTTTTGCAAGTGTGACAACGAGGACTATTGAATCTAAGCCAACTTTTCTGGCGTTTTCCACAACTTTTTGTTTTACTTGGACAACGTCTGTTCTGCCTCTTGTTTTCTTGTAAATTTCCTCCTTCAAGCCGTCAAACTGAAGGTACAGTGTGCTTAAACCAGCATCTAAAAGCTTTTTGAAATAGTCTGTGTCTTCTGCGAGGCGCAAGCCGTTGGTGTTAACTTCTACGTGGCGTATTCCAGCCTTTTTTGCTTCCGCGATAAGCGCTGGCAAATCGTTCCTTAATGTTGGTTCTCCCCCGCTGAACTGAAGCGAGTTACAGGCCCAAGGCTTATTGTTTCTAAGAAGTTTAATCATGTCCACCAGTTGCTCGTAGCTTGGTTCATAAACGTAGTTTACCGCTCCTGCATATGCAAAACAGACTGGGCAAGCCATATTACATCTGTTTGTGACGTCTATTATGCCTAAAACAGTGTGGGATCTGTGCTGAGTGCATAATCCGCAGTCGTAGGGGCAACCCTTGGCAGGTTTTGTGTGAGGGTTCTCTAATCCAACTCCGCCATATTTTGCGCTATACCAGCCCTTGTAAAACCACTTGAAAAGCTCAGCGTCTCCCCAATAGATATCCTCAAACTTTCCGTGTTCAGGGCAAGTTTTTTCGAGATAAATTACATTATTTTCCTCGTAAATTCTCATGGGGACTCTTTTTAGGCATTCTGGGCAGACGCTCGTTGAGTAAGTTTCGAATGTTGTCTCTTCAATTATTGATGTCATCTTTATCCCGCAACGTTTAGTGGTTAGGTTTCTGCTAAAGCTATATTAAAATTTCCATAATTTTAATATGGTGAAAAGTATTATTCTTATATATGAGCGGTAAAGTGAACTTTTTTCTTAAAAAAGTCGGATTAACCGATTATGAGGTGAATGCTTACTTAACACTTTTGGAGAAAGGCGCCTTAACAGCCAGACAAATAAGTTATGGAGCACAAATACCCCCCTCAAAAGTGTATCAGGTCTTAAATAGCTTGGAAAAGAAGGGATGGATAGAAGTTTCGAGGAAAAGGCCGAGCAAATATTTTCCAAAGTCGCCTGAAACAGCCCTAAAAACGGCTAAAGCAATTTTAGATGATGAATGGTTACAAATTGAAAAAGTCGTGTCAGATAAGTTGACACCGCTCTACGAAAAGATTGAAGCCAAGGAAAAATATGACATCTGGATTCTGAGAGGGTCGTCGAACATAGCTTCTAAGTTTAAGGAGATGGCTAAAAACTGTCGGGAAGAGTTGCTGGTGGCGCTTCCATACGTTAAAGAGGATTTTCTTTTAGAATTTTACCAGTTGTTTCATTCCTTTTTCGGAGAGAAAATTCAAGTGCGGGTTATGGTTTCGAAGGAGTTAAGCGCAAATGTCCTTAGAATCCTTTCAAAAGTTGGTGAAGTAAGATTCAAGGACAAAATGTTCGGCGGCGGAGCCATATCCGACAGTCGTGAAGTTCTGCTTCTCTTCAGCGATGGAAAAGGGGAAACAACTGCCATATGGTCAGATCATCCGGGTCTGGCTGGACTAGCTAAGGACTATTTTAACTATTTGTGGAAGGAAGCTGAGGTGAACCTTAAAATTCACCATGACAATTATGTTTAACAGCCTAGGCAAGAGATGACGCTGGTGCGAGTGAGGGTTAGGGTTACTGGCATAATTCAAGGAGTAGGCTTCCGCCCGTTTATATATCGTATAGCAGTAAAAAACAATCTCAAAGGATATGTCCGTAACATGGGCGACGCTGGTGTGGAAATTCTTCTAGAAGGTGAAGAAAATGCCATTAACAATTTTCTAATGGACTTGAAAACCAAAAAGCCATCCTTGGCGCAGATCCACGAAGTCATTACAACCGAAGTTAAAGGACAATACGAATACACCGACTTTAAAATTATCGAAAGTTCTGATAAGGCTGAACTTTCTGGTTCTGTAATTCCGCAAGACGTGGCTATATGCAACGAATGCCTAAAAGAGCTTAGAGACAAAAGCAACCCCAGATACAACTATTTCTTCATTACATGCACTGATTGCGGTCCAAGATATACCGTTATTGAAAGACTTCCATATGATCGAGAGAACACTACGATGCGAGACTTCCCCATGTGCAGTTTCTGCCAAAACGAGTATAGGAACCCGTTAAACAGACGTTTCCACGCCCAAACCGTAGCTTGTCCAAGGTGTGGTCCAAAGGCTTATTTAACAACAAGCAATGGCGAAATTATTCCGTTTATGGACCCCATACGAGAGGCTGGCAAACTGATAGCTGAAGGTTTCATCGTGGCTGTTAAGGGCTATGGAGGTTTTCATGTCGCGA
This genomic window contains:
- a CDS encoding radical SAM protein, which encodes MTSIIEETTFETYSTSVCPECLKRVPMRIYEENNVIYLEKTCPEHGKFEDIYWGDAELFKWFYKGWYSAKYGGVGLENPHTKPAKGCPYDCGLCTQHRSHTVLGIIDVTNRCNMACPVCFAYAGAVNYVYEPSYEQLVDMIKLLRNNKPWACNSLQFSGGEPTLRNDLPALIAEAKKAGIRHVEVNTNGLRLAEDTDYFKKLLDAGLSTLYLQFDGLKEEIYKKTRGRTDVVQVKQKVVENARKVGLDSIVLVVTLAKEVNDKDLGEIIRYAVENHDVIRCVNIQPISMAGRARKDEMRKMRITVPDAIKLIEEQTNGTITRWDWRPVNWPVPISRGMEIIKNRVYPEFTMHPMCGAATFIVVEDDGSYKPITQYLDVDKFAEVFWDIHYSGVKGKRTMAKMKMLELLPMVKSSLVRGLIKDVVTKGSYEALGKFMRRIVMIGIMHFMDIWNFDLDRVQKCVIHYATPDGKIRPFCTYNSFHRTSVEKQFAISANEWVAKTGKKLNEPV
- a CDS encoding long-chain fatty acid--CoA ligase, whose product is MSAKRKKKVEKKPEEKPWYKFYPPGVRRHIVYPEIPLHELLRNAAQKYADKTAIIYFDRKISYKELNMLTDKFAASLANLGIKKGDKVAILLPNIPQFVISYYGTLKAGAVVTTINPLYKEREVEHQLNDSEAETIVVLDLVYPIVEKIWEKTKLGNVIVTSIKDYMPPFKAALGSLLGKVPTRKVRQKTNLYFFTELIAKYEATPPKVEINPKDDLAALQYTGGTTGISKGAMLTHMNLVSNALMCKEWLQASEGEEVVLAALPLFHIYGMTTSMNAPISFAGAMVLLPRFDPANALQAIQKYRVTVFCGVPTMYAMLLTHPKLKKYNLNSIKFCVSGAAPLPPEIQKKFIEVTGGVLVEGYGLTEASPITHVNPFDKSMRTVKIGSIGIPWPDTDAKIVDMETGERELPPGEVGELVVKGPQVMKGYWKMPEETSAVLRNGWLYTGDIGKMDEEGYFYITDRKKDLIKFKGYSVYPRELEDVLYEHPAVKLCCVVGKPDPVAGEVPKAFVVLKEGVTATEEELMRFVNERVAPYKAIRELELRTELPLSAVGKVLRRVLREEEIRKAAAKT
- a CDS encoding TrmB family transcriptional regulator; this translates as MNFFLKKVGLTDYEVNAYLTLLEKGALTARQISYGAQIPPSKVYQVLNSLEKKGWIEVSRKRPSKYFPKSPETALKTAKAILDDEWLQIEKVVSDKLTPLYEKIEAKEKYDIWILRGSSNIASKFKEMAKNCREELLVALPYVKEDFLLEFYQLFHSFFGEKIQVRVMVSKELSANVLRILSKVGEVRFKDKMFGGGAISDSREVLLLFSDGKGETTAIWSDHPGLAGLAKDYFNYLWKEAEVNLKIHHDNYV